CACCGGTGCTCGGCAGCGACGCGATCGAGGTGATGCAGCGCTATCACTGGCCGGGCAACGTGCGCGAGCTTGCCAACCTGTGCGAGCGCCTCGCGATCCTGTACCCGGGCCGTTCGATCGACGCCGCGGACGTGAGCGCACTGCTGGGCGCGGCGGACGCGCCGCGCGAGGAGGATGCGTCGCGCTCGCTCGCAGACAGGCTCGACGCGTTCGAGCGGCGGGTCATCACGCGCGAGATCGAGGCCGCCGGGGGCAGCATCGCGGAAGCCGCGCGACGGCTGCAGACGGATCGAGCAAACCTTTACCGGCGCATGCGCCGCCTCGGACTGGATCGATGAGCTGGTATCGCACGCCCTGTCTGGCTGCAGCGCTGCTGTCACTCCTGGGACCGGCAGCCGTGGTGCGGGCGCAGGAGCCGTCGCCCGAGCTGCCCGACTCCGCCGCCGAGCGCGCGATCAGCGCGTACAACGCCGCCGACATCCGCATGGTCGGTGCATCCGACATTGCGATCGGCACGACCCTCGAGGGCAGCATCGCCGTGCTGGACGGACCGCTGCGCGTGAGCGGAACGGTGCAGGGCAGCGTGACGGTCATCAACGGCGATCTCGAGCTGCTCTCCGGCGCACTGATCACCGGCAGCGCGCTGGTCGTGGGCGGGACCGTGAGCGGTGACACGGCGGCAGTGCAGGGCGGCGTCGTGGCATACCCGGAGCCGCTGCGCTACCGCTTCGAAGGGCCCGGGATCGCGCGCGCGCGCCGGCCCGTGCGCGCAGTCATCTCCGCGGGGCGCGACTTCGCATTCGGCCGCACCGATTTCCTCGCCGCGGTGCACGGCGGCTACAACCGGGTGGAGGGACTGCCGATCGTGCTGGGCCCGCGTGCACGTCTCGGGCACAGCAATCCGACCGTGCTCGAGGCGCAGGCGATCATCCGCACGGAGAAGCCGCTCGACTACGAGCGCTACGGGTGGTCGTTGCGCGCGGAGCAGTACCTGGGCGGGCGGCGCGCGGTCAGCTTCGGGGTGCGTGCGCGCTCGGAGATCGTAGCGATCGAGAGCTGGATGCTGTCGGACCTCGAGAACTCGCTCGCCACGTTCCTGCTGCACCAGGACTATCGCGACCACTACCGTCGCCAGGGGTGGAGCATCTACCTGCGCGCGCACCACCCGCAGCGGCCGATCGATGCCATGCTGGAATACCGGGACGAGCGGCACCGCTCCGTGCGCGCGGCCTCGCCGCTGTCCCTGATCGACAACGGCAAGGACTGGCGGCACGAGCCGGTCATCGAGGAAGGAACGCTGCGTTCCCTGACGCTGTCGCTCGCATACGATACCAGGAACGACGAGAACGATCCGTCGGCTGGCTGGTACGTGCGTGGCGCCGTGGAGCAGGCGATCAACGGCGACCTCTCGCTGACGCCGGAGGCGGGCGCCGTGCTGGGGGCGGACAGCACCGACAACCACTTCACGCACCTGGAGGTGGACGCGCGCAGGTACCTGCGCTTCAGCCCGTGGGCCCGACTCGCACTGCGGGTGTTTACCGCCGGCTCGCTGGACGGCGACGCGCTGCCCGCGCAGCGGCAGCACGCCCTGGGCGGCGAAGGGTCGCTGCCGGGATTCCCGCTCTTCGCACAGGACTGCGGCGCGCGCACGCAGACGATCGAGCGCAATGGCGACGGCGCGTACCCGTTCTACGGCTGTGACCGGCTCGCGCTGGTGCAGCTGGAGTACCAGGCGAGCTTCCCCTTCGCCGGTCGCCTGGGCGACCAGCTCGGGCTCGACCTCGACCTCGCCCGCGCAGTGCGCTGGTCGCTGTTCTTCGATGCCGGTCGCGCCTGGATCGAGGGCGACGCGCGCGCCGGCCGCTCACGCGGCGCCGACGACTTCTTCGCCGACACCGGCCTCGGCATCCGTATCGGCCCGCTCGGCCTCTACGGCGCGATCCCGATCTCGGGGCGCGGCCACGACTTCAATTTCTTCGTCCGCATCGGGCAGCGATTCTGATCGTGCTGCGCGCCACCGTCTTCGCCCTGCTCGTGGCCGCCGTGGCCGCGCCCGCCATGGCGCAGTCGCCGGAGTTCGCGCTGACGTACCTGCCGGATCTCGCGCACCGGCCACTGGTTCGCGTGGGACCCGTCCTCGACGATGCTGACCTGGAGGAGGCCGCCCGCTCCGGGGTGCCCATCCGCATGCGCGTACGCGTGGAGCTGTGGCGCGACGGCTGGACCGACGACCTGGTCGCGACCGAGCGGTTCGCGGCGGTGCTCGCCTACGATCCGCTGACCCAGGAGTTCCTCGTCCGGGGCCGCTCCGCGGACGCACCGGTCAGGCGCTTTGCTACCTATGCGGACGCACGCGCGGCGATCGAGGGCAACTACCCGCTCCAGATCCGACCGAACCGGTCGGGGCGCTACTACTACCTGGGCAGGCTCGAGATCGAGACGCTGTCACTCTCCGACATCGAAGAGCTCGAACGGTGGCTCCAGGGGGAGCTGCAGCCTGCGGTGCGTGGCGACCGTTCGGTGACCGGTGCACTGGGCGACGGTGCCAAGCGTCTGGTCATCCGGCTGCTCAACCTTCCAGCGCGCGGACTCGACGCCCGCTCCGCACGATTTCGCGTACCCTGAGCGGCACGAAGGATGCGCGGTTCGCACCGGGGGGGTGCCGCAAGCCATCGCGCCCCGCGGAGGGCGTGAATGACCGAGCAACCCGGTTCCGGACCTGCCGACAACCAGGACAGCGACAGCCGCACCGAAACCGAGCGCACACTGCGGGAGGAGCTCCAGGCAGTGGAGCGACGCGCCGCGTTTCTGTCGGAGGCCAGCAGTGTTCTGGCCGCGGCGTCACTCAACGTCGAGTCCACGATCCGCACCGTTGCGCGGCTGACGGTATCGCGCCTCGCCGACTGGTGCGTCGTGTACATGACTGACGCTTCCGGTCGTGTCTACCATGCGACAGTCGCGCACCGGGATCCCCGCCGTGAAGCAATGCTGCGCGCCCTGGAGGGCGCTCCTGCCGACCCCGGCATACTGCAGTCGATCATCGCCGGCGGTGAGGTCAGCATCCTGGACGAGCTTCCCGCCGAGCTGGTCCAGGCGCTGAAGGCTGCAGGGGGCGAAGCGGCGATCGATACCGAGAGAGCGTCGGTCCTGGTCGCGCCACTCATGGGTCGGGGGCGGACGCTCGGGGCAGTGCTGCTGGCCTCCTCGAGCGAGAAGTACACGGCGGAGGACATCTCGCTGGTGGAGGAGCTGGCGCGACGGGCTGCGATCGCGGTCGACAATGCGCGGCTCTTCTACGAAGCGCAGCAGGCGAACCGCGCAAAATCCGACTTCCTGGCTGTCATGTCCCACGAGCTGCGCACGCCGCTCAACGCGATCATGGGATACACGGACCTGCTCGATGCCGAGATCGACGGACCGCTGCACCCGAGGCAGCGGCGCCAGCTGTCCCGCATCCGCGCGAGCGCGCGTCAGCTCCTCCAGCTCATCGAGGAGGTGCTCGGCTTTGCGCGCCTGGAAGCGGGTACCGAGGAGGTGCACCTGCAGCGGCTGTCGCTCGGTGCACTGGTTCGCGACGCGGCCTCGCTCGCGGAGCCGTTCGCGCAGTCCAAGGACCTCGCGTTCCAGGTGGAGATTCGTGACGGCGACTGCCGCATCGAGACCGACCCCGGCAAGACCCGCCAGATCCTGGTGAACCTGCTGTCCAACGCCGTGAAATTCACGTCCAGCGGATCCGTCACCCTGCGGGCGAGCGTGGAGAATGATCACGCGGCAATCGCCGTGTGTGATACCGGTGTCGGCATCGAGCCGGACAAGTTGCGTCGTATTTTCGACCCGTTCTGGCAGGTCGAGCGCCCGAACACGAGGCGCGTCGGCGGTACAGGACTGGGACTGAGCGTGTCCCAGCGCTATGCGAGGCTGCTGGGCGGGGAGATCACCGTGGCGAGCACCCCGGGCAGGGGATCCTGCTTCACGCTGACGCTGCCCGTCCGGTTCGAGGCGGACTGCGGGGAGGCCGCCCGGGAGGCCGGCATGGCCGACGGGGAGGCCGAGCTGCGGTTCGCCGCCGTGCGCGGGGCTCGTCCGCATGGCGACGGCGCCGCGGCCGGGGAAACCTCTGGCTAGCACGCCACGCGCTACCGGCGAACAGGACGTTGGCGCCGGTTCGTCCCACCCGATAGCTTGCGGTGACGCGCTGTCGCGCACCTGGTCCACCGCACACGAGCGATGCCCGTTCAGACGTTCCGCTACTCACCGCACGCAAACCGCGCCAACGAGATTCACTGGCACGAGTGGGGCGACGCTGCCTTTGATGCAGCGGGCGCCGACCGCCTCGTGTTCCTGCACCTGACCGCCGTCTGGTCCCGGCAGTGTCAACGGATGGACGAGGAGGCGTTCTCGAATCCCGACGTCGTTGCGCTGTTGAACGGATCGGTCGTCCCCGTGCGTGTGGATGCGGACCGGCTGCCGCACGTACAGGACCGCTACATCGCCGGTGGCTGGCCGACCAACGCGCTGCTGACACCCACAGGCGAGGTGCTGTGGGCGGCCACGTACCTGGACGCCGACGAGCTGCTCCAGGCGTGCACCAACGTGCTCACGACCTGGAACCGCCGGCGTGACGAGCTGACCACCGAAATCGAACGGCGGCGGCGCGCACTGGAAACTGCCCGAACGCGGCATACGCCGGTCGGACTGGTGCGTCGCGAGCCTGCCGACGACGTGCTGAACGCGATCACGCAGGCGTTCGACGCGCGCAACGGCGGCTTCGGCGATGCACCCAAGTTCGTGGAGGCCGAAGCGGTCGAGCTGCTGCAGGTGCTCGGTGCCGGTGGCGATGCGGACGCGTTACGCATGGCGACGCACACGCTGGACGGCATGCTGGCCGGCGAGTTGCTTGACGCCGTCGACGGCGGTTTCTTCCGCTACACCCTTGCGGCCGACTGGACGCAGCCCCGACGTGAGAAACTGCTCGCCGTCAATGCAGGCCTGATCGAGGTGTACGCACGTGGCGCGGTGCAGCAGGATCGCGCGGACTGGCGTGTCGTGGTGGAGCGCACCGTCCAGTGGGCGGACACCGTCATGCTGCGGTCCGACGGCCTGTGGAACGTCAGCCAGGCCGATCACGAAACGTGGTACGCGCTGGATTCCGCCGCACGCGCGCGCACTGCGGCGCCCTGCATCGACAACACGCTCTACACCAACGTCAACGCGCGCTGGATCGCGGCCCTGGCAAATGCCGGACGGAACCTGCAACGCGAGGAGTGGGTCGTGCGCGCGGCGCAGGCGCTCGACAGGCTGATCGGGCTGATGCAGACGCCCGAGGGTGTGCTCGCGCATTACCGGACCGAGGGTGGCGAGCCGGAAATCGACTTTCTGCTGATCGACACGCTGGCTGCAGCCGATGCGGCAATGGCGCTCGCGGAGGCCGAGGCCGGAAGTGAGTGGACGGAACGTGCGCGCGAGCTCACGCGCACTCTCGAACGCTGCTTCTGGATGGACGACGGCGGTTTCTGGGAACGGCGGCGCTCGCCCCACGACGTGGGCGCACTGCGCTACCGCGAGCGACCGTTCGAGCCGAACGCAGTGGCCGCCCGGCTGCTCGTGCGTCTCGCGAATGCCACGGGCGAGCGCGGGCCGCGTGCCCGCGCCGAACGCGTCCTCGCGGTGCTCTCTCACGGCGCCGCCCGCTATGGTGTCGCGGGCGCCATCTTCGCACTCGCCGTCGAAGAGTTCTTCGACGGCGCACGCATGCGGTGACGGATGCCGACCGCAGACCTGCACGCCACGGTGCGCGCCGCGCTGCGCGCACCGGCTGACGCAGCACCCGTCGAGCAGGAATTCGACGCACTCGCACTCCGCATCTTCCGCCACCAGTTCGAGCACAACGCGCCCTACCGCGCATACTGCGAGCGGCGCGGCCGCACGCCTGCGGATGTCTCGCACTGGACAGCGATCCCGCCCGTCCCGGTCGCCGCCTTCCGTGAGGTGCCGCTGGTGGCGGGTGACGCGCGCGACGCACGCGTCGTGTTCCGAACGAGCGGTACCACGGCAGGCGCTGAACGCCGGGGGACGCATTACCTGATCGATCCGTCGATTTATCAGGCATCGCTGGTGCCAACCTTCACGGCATACCTGCTGCCTGACGGCGCGCGCCCCGACATGCTGGCGCTGATCCCCCCGCGGCCGCAGATGCCCGACTCCTCCCTCGCATACATGATCGACGTGGTGATCCGGCGGCTCGGGGGAGAACACAGCACGTACGCGGTCGATGCCGCGACGGGGATCGACTATCCCGCTGCAGCAGCATGGCTCGAGGCGGCGTCGGAGCGGGATCGCCCGGTCGCGTTGCTGGGGACGTCGTTTTCCTTCGTGCATCTGCTGGACGAGCTGGCCGGCAAGGGCGATCGCTTCCATCTGCCGGCAGGCTCCCGGCTGATGGACACGGGCGGCTACAAGGGGCGCAGCAGGGACGTGCCCGCCGAAGAGCTGCACAGGCTGTACGGCGAGTACCTGGGAATCGAGTCCGCATACTGCATCAACGAGTACGGCATGACCGAGCTGTGCTCACAGTACTACGACGCCACGCTGCGGGACGCAGTGCGCGGCGAGACAGGGCGACCACGTCGGAAGCAGGGTCCCCCCTGGCTGCGTGCGCGCGTGCTCGATCCCGACACGCTCGAACCGCTGCCGCCCGGCGATGTCGGGATTCTCGCGCACTACGACCTGGCAAACGTCGACAGCGTCCTCGCAATCCTGACAGAGGACCTCGGGCGCGAGGTGGAGGACGGGGTCGTCGTGCTGGGCCGTGCACAGGGTGCAATGCCGCGCGGCTGCTCGATCGCACTGGACGACCTGCTCAGCGCGAACCGGCACGACAGATGATCATCCGGGCGTATCACCTGCCGGGATTCGCCGACGCGGATGTCGCGAAGTGGGATGAGCGGCCGGCAGGCGGCGCGCGCCTGCTGATCCCGCATCTCCAACCCGGGGACGTGCAGCAAGTCGCAGCGCGACTGCGCGAGGCACAGGCCCGCCTGCGAGAGCGCAGCGTCGACTCCATCGTCGATGCAATCGACCGGGTCGCCCACCGGCTGCTCGATCGCGGCGATCCGCTTCGCACTGCTGCCGACGCCGCACTGCCTCCGCTGACCGGCTACTCCCCCGCCATGATCGAGCACATCCTGGACGGCATGGCCGCGGACTGGAGGCGCCCGGCCCTGGAGCGGCTCCTGGAGGCCGAGCTGGACGGAATCGACATCCTCGACCGGCCGGTCGAGCGGCGCGGCCGGCGGGTGATCGCCATGCCGCATCCGTTGCTGCTGCACGTCTTCGCAGGAAACATCCCCGGCGTCGCGGTGACCTCGCTCGTGCGTGCCCTGCTCGTGCGAGCCGCCAGCCTCGGCAAAACAGCGGAGGGCGAGCCGCTGCTGCCCGCCCTGTTCGCGCAGGCGCTCGCCCAGCAGGACAGCACCATCGGGGACGCGCTGGCAGTCACGTACTGGAGCGGTGGTGACCAGGCGATCGAGGACGTCGCGTTCCGGGAGGCGGACGCGATCGTCGTGTACGGCGGTGCCCAGGCTCTCGGGGACATCCGCCGGCGCGCCCCGGCGCACGTGCCCATCCTCGACCACGGCCCACGCCTCTCCGTCGGCTTCATCGCGCGAGACGCGTTCGCCGACGGCATCCCCGCCGACCGCGTCGCCCGCGATGTCGCACGAGCCGTGGCAACCTTCGATCAGCAGGGCTGCGTCTCCCCGCACGCCGTGTACGTCGAGTCGTCGATTGCCGACGCCGTGCGGTTCGGCAGGCTGGTCGTCGAGGCCCTGGCCGAGCTGGAAGCAGACCTGCCCCGCGGCGCTCTCACGGCCGATGAGGCCGCAGCAGTTCGTGAGACACGCACACGCGCGGAGTTCGCAGCCTTTGCAGGCGGAACGACCGAGCTGCTGTCGCCACCCGACGCCCCGTTCACCCTGGTCCTCCACCAGGCCACCGGCTTCGAGCCGTCCTGCCTGCAGCGTACGATTCACCTGTACGCCGTCCCCGCCATTGACGACGCACTGGCAGTGCTCGCCCCCCACCGCGCGCTGCTGCAGTCGGCTGCCGTTGCCGGCGGTGACGACGCGCTGCTGTGCCGTATTGCACAATCCGGCTTCACCCG
This genomic stretch from Longimicrobiales bacterium harbors:
- a CDS encoding BamA/TamA family outer membrane protein, whose amino-acid sequence is MSWYRTPCLAAALLSLLGPAAVVRAQEPSPELPDSAAERAISAYNAADIRMVGASDIAIGTTLEGSIAVLDGPLRVSGTVQGSVTVINGDLELLSGALITGSALVVGGTVSGDTAAVQGGVVAYPEPLRYRFEGPGIARARRPVRAVISAGRDFAFGRTDFLAAVHGGYNRVEGLPIVLGPRARLGHSNPTVLEAQAIIRTEKPLDYERYGWSLRAEQYLGGRRAVSFGVRARSEIVAIESWMLSDLENSLATFLLHQDYRDHYRRQGWSIYLRAHHPQRPIDAMLEYRDERHRSVRAASPLSLIDNGKDWRHEPVIEEGTLRSLTLSLAYDTRNDENDPSAGWYVRGAVEQAINGDLSLTPEAGAVLGADSTDNHFTHLEVDARRYLRFSPWARLALRVFTAGSLDGDALPAQRQHALGGEGSLPGFPLFAQDCGARTQTIERNGDGAYPFYGCDRLALVQLEYQASFPFAGRLGDQLGLDLDLARAVRWSLFFDAGRAWIEGDARAGRSRGADDFFADTGLGIRIGPLGLYGAIPISGRGHDFNFFVRIGQRF
- a CDS encoding DUF255 domain-containing protein; this encodes MPVQTFRYSPHANRANEIHWHEWGDAAFDAAGADRLVFLHLTAVWSRQCQRMDEEAFSNPDVVALLNGSVVPVRVDADRLPHVQDRYIAGGWPTNALLTPTGEVLWAATYLDADELLQACTNVLTTWNRRRDELTTEIERRRRALETARTRHTPVGLVRREPADDVLNAITQAFDARNGGFGDAPKFVEAEAVELLQVLGAGGDADALRMATHTLDGMLAGELLDAVDGGFFRYTLAADWTQPRREKLLAVNAGLIEVYARGAVQQDRADWRVVVERTVQWADTVMLRSDGLWNVSQADHETWYALDSAARARTAAPCIDNTLYTNVNARWIAALANAGRNLQREEWVVRAAQALDRLIGLMQTPEGVLAHYRTEGGEPEIDFLLIDTLAAADAAMALAEAEAGSEWTERARELTRTLERCFWMDDGGFWERRRSPHDVGALRYRERPFEPNAVAARLLVRLANATGERGPRARAERVLAVLSHGAARYGVAGAIFALAVEEFFDGARMR
- a CDS encoding HAMP domain-containing sensor histidine kinase translates to MTEQPGSGPADNQDSDSRTETERTLREELQAVERRAAFLSEASSVLAAASLNVESTIRTVARLTVSRLADWCVVYMTDASGRVYHATVAHRDPRREAMLRALEGAPADPGILQSIIAGGEVSILDELPAELVQALKAAGGEAAIDTERASVLVAPLMGRGRTLGAVLLASSSEKYTAEDISLVEELARRAAIAVDNARLFYEAQQANRAKSDFLAVMSHELRTPLNAIMGYTDLLDAEIDGPLHPRQRRQLSRIRASARQLLQLIEEVLGFARLEAGTEEVHLQRLSLGALVRDAASLAEPFAQSKDLAFQVEIRDGDCRIETDPGKTRQILVNLLSNAVKFTSSGSVTLRASVENDHAAIAVCDTGVGIEPDKLRRIFDPFWQVERPNTRRVGGTGLGLSVSQRYARLLGGEITVASTPGRGSCFTLTLPVRFEADCGEAAREAGMADGEAELRFAAVRGARPHGDGAAAGETSG
- a CDS encoding acyl-CoA reductase; translation: MIIRAYHLPGFADADVAKWDERPAGGARLLIPHLQPGDVQQVAARLREAQARLRERSVDSIVDAIDRVAHRLLDRGDPLRTAADAALPPLTGYSPAMIEHILDGMAADWRRPALERLLEAELDGIDILDRPVERRGRRVIAMPHPLLLHVFAGNIPGVAVTSLVRALLVRAASLGKTAEGEPLLPALFAQALAQQDSTIGDALAVTYWSGGDQAIEDVAFREADAIVVYGGAQALGDIRRRAPAHVPILDHGPRLSVGFIARDAFADGIPADRVARDVARAVATFDQQGCVSPHAVYVESSIADAVRFGRLVVEALAELEADLPRGALTADEAAAVRETRTRAEFAAFAGGTTELLSPPDAPFTLVLHQATGFEPSCLQRTIHLYAVPAIDDALAVLAPHRALLQSAAVAGGDDALLCRIAQSGFTRITSFAHMAWPDPAGHHDGRGPLCELVRLVAVEAP
- a CDS encoding DUF4390 domain-containing protein codes for the protein MLRATVFALLVAAVAAPAMAQSPEFALTYLPDLAHRPLVRVGPVLDDADLEEAARSGVPIRMRVRVELWRDGWTDDLVATERFAAVLAYDPLTQEFLVRGRSADAPVRRFATYADARAAIEGNYPLQIRPNRSGRYYYLGRLEIETLSLSDIEELERWLQGELQPAVRGDRSVTGALGDGAKRLVIRLLNLPARGLDARSARFRVP